One genomic region from Epinephelus fuscoguttatus linkage group LG8, E.fuscoguttatus.final_Chr_v1 encodes:
- the stk40 gene encoding serine/threonine-protein kinase 40, which translates to MSKRRSSERGAGETSGRASKLQCPGISGNNAKRAGPFILGPRLGNSPVPSIVQCLARKDGTDDFYQLKILTLEERVDSAGETQEERQGKMLLHTEYSLLSLLHNQDGVVHHHGLFQDRAYEIVEDMEANKVRKMKKRICLVLDCLCAHDFSDKTADLINLQHYVIKEKRLSEREAIVIFYDVVRVVEALHKKNIVHRDLKLGNMVLNKRTHRITITNFCLGKHLVSEDDLLKDQRGSPAYISPDVLSGRPYRGKPSDMWALGVVLFTMLYGQFPFYDSIPQELFRKIKAAEYSIPEDGRVSESTVCLIRKLLVLDPQQRLTAGEVLESLSAIIASWQSVSSLSGPLQVVPDIDDQVNHPEHLQEAKVIEESSQYEFENYMRQQLLLAEEKNTIHEAKSFLTKRQFGSIPPVRRLGHDAQPVSPLDAAILAQRFLRK; encoded by the exons ATGTCCAAGCGGCGCTCGTCGGAGAGGGGGGCTGGAGAGACATCAGGCAGGGCCAGCAAGCTGCAATGTCCTGGGATATCCGGCAATAACGCCAAGAGAGCCGGGCCCTTCATCCTTG GGCCTCGCCTGGGCAACTCACCAGTGCCCAGCATAGTGCAGTGTCTGGCCAGAAAGGACGGCACCGATGACTTCTATCAGCTCAAA ATCCTCACGCTGGAGGAGCGGGTGGACTCTGCAGGGGAGACTCAGGAGGAGAGGCAGGGGAAAATGCTGCTGCACACAGAGTACTCCCTCCTGTCTCTGCTGCACAACCAGGATGGGGTGGTCCACCACCACGGCCTTTTCCAG gATCGAGCCTATGAAATCGTGGAGGACATGGAGGCCAACAAAGTGCGCAAGATGAAGAAGCGGATCTGCCTCGTGCTCGACTGCCTGTGTGCTCATGACTTCAGCGACAAGACGGCAGATCTCATTAACCTCCAGCATTATGTTATAAAGGAGAAACGACTGAGTGAGCGCGAGGCCATCGTCATCTTCTATGACGTGGTGCGTGTGGTGGAAGCCCTTCATAAG AAAAACATTGTGCACAGAGACCTCAAGCTGGGAAACATGGTGCTGAACAAACG GACTCACCGAATCACCATCACCAACTTCTGCCTCGGAAAGCACCTGGTGAGTGAGGACGACCTGCTGAAAGACCAGAGAGGAAGTCCGGCCTACATCAGCCCTGATGTATTAAGTG GTCGGCCATACCGTGGTAAACCCAGTGACATGTGGGCTCTTGGCGTGGTCCTCTTCACCATGCTGTATGGCCAGTTCCCCTTTTATGACAGCATACCTCAAGAGCTCTTCCGCAAGATCAAGGCTGCTGAGTATTCCATCCCAGA GGACGGTCGAGTGTCTGAGAGCACGGTGTGCCTGATCAGAAAGCTGCTGGTGTTGGACCCTCAGCAGAGGCTTACTGCAGGAGAGGTGCTGGAGTCTCTCAGTGCCATCATTGCCTCATG GCAGTCTGTTTCATCGTTGAGTGGCCCTCTGCAGGTGGTGCCGGATATTGACGATCAGGTCAATCACCCAGAACATCTGCAAGAG GCCAAGGTGATAGAAGAGTCTTCACAGTACGAGTTTGAGAACTACATGcgccagcagctgctgctggctgaagAGAAGAACACTATCCACGAGGCCAAGAGCTTTCTCACCAAGCGCCAGTTTGGCAGCATCCCGCCTGTAAGGCGTCTGGGCCACGACGCCCAGCCTGTCAGCCCGTTAGATGCTGCCATCCTGGCACAACGTTTCCTCCGGAAGTAG